One Isoptericola dokdonensis DS-3 genomic window, GTGGCGCAGGCCCTCATCGGTGGCGTCGTCGTCCTGCTCCACCTGCACCCCGGCTGGGTCTCGCTGCACTTCGGGGTCTCCGCGGCGCTCGTCTGGTTCAGCGCGTACCTGCTGCACCGGCACGGCGAGGGCGACGGTCCTCCCGTCCCGGTCGGGCCACGCGCCCTCCGCGTCGCCGGGTGGCTGCTCACCGCCCTCATGGCGGCCGTCGTGATCCTCGGGGTGCTCGTCACCGGCGCCGGCCCCCACTCCGGCGACACCACGGTCGGCTACCGCCTCGCGCTCGACCCGTACCTCATGACGCGGGCGCACTCCGCGACGGTCTGGCTCTTCGTCGCCGTCCTCGTCGCGCTCCTGGTCATGCTGCACCGGCTGCCGCGACGCGAGGGCGCCGACGTCGACGCGCTCGGCGGGGCCCGCCGCGCCGCCTGGCTGCTGGTCGTCGTCACGCTCTCCCAGGGGCTGGTCGGCTACGTCCAGTACTTCACCGGCCTGCCGGAGATCCTCGTGGCCGTGCACATGCTCGGCGCCGGGGTGCTCGTCTGGGCCACCGCTCGCACCGTCCTGCGGCTGCGCACCCGCGCCTGAGACGCGCACGCCAGAAGGCCGGTCCCTCGATGAGGGACCGGCCTTCTGTGTCCGGACGAGCGGCCGTGGGCTCTCGCCACCGATCGGTCAGTCGGGCAGCGTGCCCCGCCGGTGCGGCCACGGGGCGTCCACCGTGCGCAGCGACGACCAGCCGCCCGCCCGGCTCGCGGCGGCGGCCAGCAGGCCGACCACGGTGGCAGGGTTGTGGATCTCGCCGGCCAGCGTCAGGGCGACCGCCTCGTCGAGCGGCACCCAGCGGGTGACGATCTCCGCCTCTTCGCCGGAGCGCTCGTGCCGCTCCCCCTCGGGGACCTCCGCCACACCGCGGGCGAGGAAGACGCGCAGCGCTTCGTTGCTCGCCCCCGGGGTGGTGGCGAAGTCGACCAGCACGTCCCAGCGGGAAGCCGTGAGGTCCGCCTCCTCGGCGAGCTCGCGCGCCGCGGCGTCCACCGCAGGCTCCCCCACGACGTCGAGCAGCCCGGCCGGGATCTCCCACATGAGGGTCCGCACCGGGTGCCGGTACTGGCGCAGCAGGAGCACCCGGTCCTCGTCGTCCAGCACGACCACGGCCACCGCTCCCGGGTGGTCGAGGTACTCGCGGGACACCGTCCCGGCGTCCCCGAGGTCCACCCGGTCGCGCACGAGGTCGAAGATCGCACCGGAGTGCAGGACCTCCCGGTCGGTCACCCGCCGCGGCTCGACCCGGTCCCCGACGCCGTCGGTCGCGGGCCCCGCCGTCACGCGCCGACGCCCTGGCGGACCAGCGCCGCGGCGACGAGGCCCTTGAACAGCGGGTGCGAGCCCGTGGGGCGCGACATGAACTCCGGGTGCGCCTGGGTGCTCACGTAGTACGGGTGGACGTCGGACGGCAGCTCGACGAACTCCACCAGGTTGCCGTCCGGCGACGTGCCGGAGATGCGCAGGCCGGCCTCCTCGAGGCGGTCGCGGTACTGGTTGTTCACCTCGTAGCGGTGCCGGTGCCGCTCGGAGACCTCGGTGGCGCCGTACGTCTTCGCGACGACCGAGTCGTCGGCGAGGCTCGCGGTGTACGCGCCGAGGCGCATGGTGCCGCCCAGGTCGCCGTCGCCGCCCACGATCGCGAGCTGCTCCGCCATCGTCGCGATGACGGGGTTGGCCGAGTCGGCGTCGAACTCCGTGGACGACGCGTCCGCGAGGCCCAGCACGTTGCGGGCGTACTCGATGACCATCGACTGCAGGCCCAGGCAGATGCCGAGCGTCGGCACGAGGTTCTCGCGCGCCCACCGCAGGGCGCCGACCTTGCCGTCGATGCCGCGCACGCCGAACCCGCCCGGCACGAGGATCGCGTCGACCCCGGACAGCGCCTCCTGGGCGCCCTCGGGGGTCTGGCAGTCGTCGGCGGCGATCCAGCGGATCGCGACGCGCGTGTCGTTGTCGAACCCGCCCGCGCGCAGGGCCTCGGTCACCGACAGGTAGGCGTCGGGCAGGTCGATGTACTTGCCGACCAGCGCGATCTCGACGTTGTGCTCCGGCTCGTGCACGCGCTCGAGCAGGCGGTTCCAGCCACCCCACTCGACGTCGTGGAACGGCAGGTCCAGGCGACGCACCACGTACGCGTCGAGGCCCTCGGAGTGCAGCACCCGCGGGATGTCGTAGATGCTCGGCGCGTCGGCGGCGTTCACGACGGCCTCGTTGTCGACGTCGCACATGAGCGCGATCTTGCGCTTGATGCCCTCCGGCACCACGCGGTCGGAGCGGAGCACGATCGCGTCCGGCTGGATGCCGATGGAGCGCAGCGCGGCGACGGAGTGCTGCGTCGGCTTGGTCTTCAGCTCGCCCGACGGACCGATGTACGGCACGAGCGAGACGTGCAGGAAGAAGCAGTCGTCCCGGCCGAGCTCGTGGCGCACCTGGCGGGCCGCCTCGAGGAACGGCTGCGACTCGATGTCGCCGACGGTGCCGCCGATCTCGGTGATGATCACGTCGACCTCGGGCCCGGCCTGGTCGCGCATGCGCGCCTTGATCTCGTCGGTGATGTGCGGGATGACCTGCACGGTGTCGCCGAGGTACTCGCCGCGGCGCTCCTTGGCGATGACGCGGGAGTAGACCTGGCCGGTGGTGACGTTCGACGACGCGGGCAGCTCGACGTCGAGGAACCGCTCGTAGTGGCCGATGTCCAGGTCCGTCTCGGCGCCGTCGGCGGTGACGAACACCTCGCCGTGCTGGAACGGGTTCATCGTGCCCGGGTCCACGTTGAGGTACGGGTCGAGCTTCTGCATCGTGACGCGCAGGCCGCGGGAGCGGAGCAGGCGGCCGAGGGACGACGCCGTCAGGCCCTTGCCGAGCGAGGAGGCCACACCGCCCGTCACGAAGATGTGGCGCGTCTGGTGCGTGGCACCGGCGCGGTGGGAACGGGACGAGGTTCGGTTCTGGGTGTCAGCCACGGAACTCCATGCTATCCGAGGTCTCCCCCCTCGGCGTGCCGGAACCGCCCTCCGGCGCCGTGCCGTGGGGCACACGGCGCGCACGGCGGCCCCGCGCCGCAGCGCGCCGGTCCCGCGGTCAGCGGCGCAGCATCCGACGGCCCGTCGACGCCAACCGGGAGCGCACGTCCCGGTCCGTCGCACCGGCGACGAGCAGCACCACCACGACGGCGACGAGTCCCGCGAGCAGCCCGAGCCCGACGTCGACGGCCGCCGCGGCGGGGTCGAACGGTGTGCTCACCGGGTTGCCGCCGGCCGGTCCAGCGGCGACCGTGCGGTCCGTCACCGGCACCGCCCAGCGCCCGAGGACGGCACCGACCCCGCCGGCGACCACGACGACGGCGAGCGTCCGCCAGACCCGGTCGAGCGCGCCGCGCCCCAGACGGGACCGGACCGCGGCCAGGAGCCCGACGCCGGCGACCACCATGCCGACGGTGGTGGCTCCGCCGAGCCAGGCCAGCACGTCCTCCTGCGTGCTGCCGGTCGCGGGGTCCGCCCCGGCGAACATCGGGACGGCGAGCCACGCACCGAGCGCGGCAACGCCCCAGCCGAGCACCGTCGCGACGACGGCGGGCCGACCGCCGTCCACGGCGTACAGCACGCGGGAGAGCTGCAGGATGAGGGCATAGCCGACCAGCCCGGGGGCCATCCACGTGAGCGTCCCGGCCAGCCCGTCCGCATCGCCGTGCTCGATGACGAGGTCGAAGACGTTCTCGACGAGCGGGGCGGCGGCCACCAGGGCGGCCGCACCCGCGGCCGAGACCACGACGAGGACCCGCGTCGTAGAGGACACCAGGCGGCCCAGGTCGTCGTGGAGCCGCTGCGCGGCGAGCTCGGAGAACCGCGGGAACGCGCTCGTCGCGATGGGGAACGCGAGCACGGCGTAGGGCAGGAAGTACACCTGCTGGGCGTAGAGGAAGATCGTCCAGGCCCCGGGGCCGCCCGCCTCGTTGGCGGCGGTCATGGTGGCGAGCAGGGCGAGCTGCTGGGCGACCAGCGCCCCCAGCCCGGCCGAGGCCAGCCGCGCCGCGCGCCGTCCCTCGCCGTCGGGGAACCGGAGCGTCGGGCGCAGCCGCAGCCCGGTGCGCAGCACCGGGACGACCAGCGGCAGCGCCAGGAACGCCACGCCCGCCGTCGTGCCCCAGGCCAGCCAGCCCAGGGCCTGCGACGTCAGCTCGGCGACATCCTGCTGGTTGCCGTCGGCGAGCGCACCGAACCGGGCGTAGACGCCGATGACGACGAGGCTGGACACCAGCGGGGCGAACGCCGGCCAGAAGAACCGGTTGTGCGCCTGGAGCATCCCGCCGAGCACGACCGCCAGCCCGTACAGCGGGACCTGCACGGCGAACACCCGCAGGAAGTCCGCGGCGACCGCGGTGTCGACGGGGTCGGAGAGCCGGAGCAGGCCGGCGATCGGGTCCGCGAGCAGCGCCATGACACCGGCGAGCGGCACGAGCACGACCAGCGTCCAGCCGAG contains:
- the murJ gene encoding murein biosynthesis integral membrane protein MurJ, with product MSGTGGRRAATTLAGAAALITVVTLASRVVGFGRWLAQAKYLGTGGVDAPFNAANLLPNVLFEVAAGGALAGAVVPLLSGYLVRGDREKASRTASALLGWTLVVLVPLAGVMALLADPIAGLLRLSDPVDTAVAADFLRVFAVQVPLYGLAVVLGGMLQAHNRFFWPAFAPLVSSLVVIGVYARFGALADGNQQDVAELTSQALGWLAWGTTAGVAFLALPLVVPVLRTGLRLRPTLRFPDGEGRRAARLASAGLGALVAQQLALLATMTAANEAGGPGAWTIFLYAQQVYFLPYAVLAFPIATSAFPRFSELAAQRLHDDLGRLVSSTTRVLVVVSAAGAAALVAAAPLVENVFDLVIEHGDADGLAGTLTWMAPGLVGYALILQLSRVLYAVDGGRPAVVATVLGWGVAALGAWLAVPMFAGADPATGSTQEDVLAWLGGATTVGMVVAGVGLLAAVRSRLGRGALDRVWRTLAVVVVAGGVGAVLGRWAVPVTDRTVAAGPAGGNPVSTPFDPAAAAVDVGLGLLAGLVAVVVVLLVAGATDRDVRSRLASTGRRMLRR
- a CDS encoding CTP synthase, yielding MADTQNRTSSRSHRAGATHQTRHIFVTGGVASSLGKGLTASSLGRLLRSRGLRVTMQKLDPYLNVDPGTMNPFQHGEVFVTADGAETDLDIGHYERFLDVELPASSNVTTGQVYSRVIAKERRGEYLGDTVQVIPHITDEIKARMRDQAGPEVDVIITEIGGTVGDIESQPFLEAARQVRHELGRDDCFFLHVSLVPYIGPSGELKTKPTQHSVAALRSIGIQPDAIVLRSDRVVPEGIKRKIALMCDVDNEAVVNAADAPSIYDIPRVLHSEGLDAYVVRRLDLPFHDVEWGGWNRLLERVHEPEHNVEIALVGKYIDLPDAYLSVTEALRAGGFDNDTRVAIRWIAADDCQTPEGAQEALSGVDAILVPGGFGVRGIDGKVGALRWARENLVPTLGICLGLQSMVIEYARNVLGLADASSTEFDADSANPVIATMAEQLAIVGGDGDLGGTMRLGAYTASLADDSVVAKTYGATEVSERHRHRYEVNNQYRDRLEEAGLRISGTSPDGNLVEFVELPSDVHPYYVSTQAHPEFMSRPTGSHPLFKGLVAAALVRQGVGA
- a CDS encoding COX15/CtaA family protein, with amino-acid sequence MSTPAPAEPVRITSDPADAPDRFARFRGWTRGVLVANVVAQIGIIVTGGAVRLTDSGLGCSTWPHCEPGSFTPVLHEATSIHPYIEFGNRLLTFVLAAVAVAVLVLVWTDRRRSPEYRALGFVPIAGVVAQALIGGVVVLLHLHPGWVSLHFGVSAALVWFSAYLLHRHGEGDGPPVPVGPRALRVAGWLLTALMAAVVILGVLVTGAGPHSGDTTVGYRLALDPYLMTRAHSATVWLFVAVLVALLVMLHRLPRREGADVDALGGARRAAWLLVVVTLSQGLVGYVQYFTGLPEILVAVHMLGAGVLVWATARTVLRLRTRA
- a CDS encoding NUDIX domain-containing protein; translation: MTAGPATDGVGDRVEPRRVTDREVLHSGAIFDLVRDRVDLGDAGTVSREYLDHPGAVAVVVLDDEDRVLLLRQYRHPVRTLMWEIPAGLLDVVGEPAVDAAARELAEEADLTASRWDVLVDFATTPGASNEALRVFLARGVAEVPEGERHERSGEEAEIVTRWVPLDEAVALTLAGEIHNPATVVGLLAAAASRAGGWSSLRTVDAPWPHRRGTLPD